In the Advenella kashmirensis WT001 genome, one interval contains:
- a CDS encoding LysR family transcriptional regulator, whose protein sequence is MVRRNLNDLVSFVTVAREGSFTRAAALLGVTQSALSQAISGLEARLQIRLLTRTTRSVSATPAGERLLLAIGHRFDEIEAELDELTALRDKPAGTVRITCGDHVLHAILLPRLEPVLREYPDIKLEFDVNYGFRDIVADRYDAGVRLGNTIDKDMIAMPIGPPLRLAVVASPDYFAAHPPPRKPQDLMAHRCINQRMQTSGGLYVWNFERRGKQVNVRVDGPLIFNTTQPQVDAALAGLGIALLPEDELMPHIESGRLVSVLRDWCPTFTGYHLYYPSRRQPSTAFSLVLNALRIGGAGA, encoded by the coding sequence ATGGTCAGACGCAATCTGAACGATCTTGTCTCTTTTGTGACCGTGGCGCGCGAAGGCAGCTTTACCCGTGCCGCGGCGCTGCTCGGCGTAACGCAATCAGCGCTAAGCCAGGCGATCAGCGGCCTGGAAGCCCGGTTGCAGATCCGCCTGCTTACGCGCACCACGCGCAGCGTATCGGCTACGCCCGCCGGCGAGCGCCTGCTGCTGGCTATTGGCCACCGCTTCGACGAAATCGAAGCCGAACTGGATGAATTGACGGCATTGCGTGACAAGCCGGCCGGCACCGTGCGAATCACTTGCGGTGACCATGTATTGCATGCCATCCTGCTGCCCAGGCTTGAGCCTGTTTTGCGTGAGTATCCGGACATCAAGCTGGAGTTTGATGTGAATTATGGCTTTCGTGATATTGTGGCGGACCGATACGATGCCGGTGTGCGCTTGGGCAACACGATCGACAAGGACATGATCGCGATGCCGATTGGTCCGCCGTTGCGTCTTGCCGTCGTGGCCTCACCCGATTATTTTGCTGCCCACCCGCCGCCACGCAAGCCACAGGATCTCATGGCGCATCGCTGCATCAACCAGCGCATGCAAACGTCTGGCGGGCTGTATGTATGGAACTTCGAGCGTCGCGGCAAACAGGTTAATGTGCGTGTGGACGGCCCGTTGATCTTCAACACTACGCAGCCCCAAGTGGATGCGGCACTGGCTGGGCTGGGCATCGCCTTGCTGCCTGAGGACGAGCTGATGCCGCATATTGAGTCGGGTCGCCTGGTATCAGTGTTGCGCGATTGGTGCCCGACGTTTACAGGCTATCATCTCTATTATCCCAGTCGTCGTCAGCCGTCTACTGCATTTTCGTTGGTGCTCAACGCCTTGCGTATTGGCGGCGCGGGGGCCTAG
- a CDS encoding cyclophilin-like fold protein gives MMQYAGWALLGACIPGLLGFGSTHPVAVPSTNATSLTSPASPMKIRIHLDDQIVTATLYDNATARDFATLLPLSLTLEDYAGTERVADLPRALDKQGAPDSMTPQAGDIAHYAPWGNLAIFVGNGVFSKDLLPLGKVTDGLTVLARPAPYKIRIERIEN, from the coding sequence ATGATGCAGTACGCCGGATGGGCCCTGCTTGGCGCCTGTATCCCGGGCCTGCTGGGCTTTGGTTCTACTCACCCGGTGGCTGTACCAAGCACAAACGCAACCTCCTTAACCTCACCGGCTTCGCCCATGAAAATCCGTATTCACCTGGATGATCAGATCGTCACGGCAACGCTCTATGACAACGCCACTGCCAGAGACTTCGCCACCCTATTGCCACTGTCGCTGACACTGGAAGATTACGCAGGCACTGAACGCGTTGCCGACCTGCCACGCGCATTAGACAAACAAGGCGCGCCCGACAGCATGACCCCTCAGGCCGGTGACATCGCCCATTATGCGCCCTGGGGCAATCTGGCCATTTTTGTCGGCAACGGTGTCTTTTCGAAAGACCTGTTGCCGCTAGGCAAAGTGACCGATGGCTTAACCGTTCTGGCACGACCGGCGCCATACAAAATACGCATTGAGCGTATCGAAAACTAA
- a CDS encoding xanthine dehydrogenase family protein molybdopterin-binding subunit → MSNNTFYSELPRAVQHILEQGQTDSRPALARRSFLKMVGAGGLALGAFPHVLMAQEGKGAAAAASALKPGQQPSAFVHIAPSGEVTVTINRLEFGQGVQTGLPMILAEELDADWSLVRSRNGSNDIAYQDPLFGMHLTGGSTSIKHSYTQYRELGARARAMLMSAAAQRWKVDVASVRTQAGAVLGPDGRKATYGELAEAAMALPVPEKVQLKDPKAFRIIGKATTRIDAKAKSSGQQDFGIDMNLPGQLTAVVAHPPVFGGKLASMDDAAARAVKGVKAVLRVPVDGGGQGVTVIADGYWQAKQGRDALKLQWDTAGVENVDSDKQLAQYRELADKPGPRLYEADMSPLASAPHKLDAEFFFPYLAHAPMEPLNCTVQVAENGAQLWVGTQMPGFDGAAAARVLGLKPEQIQVNVQTAGGGFGRRGVGTSDFVVLACEVAKAAKTAGLNAPIRTLWSREDDIKGGYYRPVHLHRARIGFDDKGKVLAWEHVLVGQSIVAGTPLESMIKNGIDATATEGMRDPYPVPMQLTVHHPKVNVPVLWWRSVGSTHTAFVMETLIDEIARATKQDPVAYRMALFGEKSPRHKAALQLAVERSGYGKTTLPEGHAWGVAVHESFSSVVAYVVEASVQDGKPVLHRAIAGVHCNLAVNPLSVEAQVQGAAIMGLSMCLPGAAITLKDGQVQQSNFGDFSVPRITDAPEIAVHIVPSAEPPTGMGEPGLPPLAPAFANAIASITGKPLRNLPFKLG, encoded by the coding sequence ATGTCGAACAATACTTTTTATAGTGAATTGCCCCGCGCAGTGCAACATATTCTTGAACAGGGCCAGACTGACAGTCGACCTGCGCTAGCCCGACGCAGTTTTTTGAAAATGGTTGGCGCAGGTGGCCTGGCATTAGGTGCATTTCCTCACGTGCTCATGGCGCAGGAAGGTAAAGGCGCTGCGGCTGCCGCATCGGCGCTCAAGCCGGGCCAGCAGCCCTCTGCATTCGTGCACATTGCCCCCAGCGGCGAGGTAACGGTGACGATCAATCGCCTGGAATTTGGCCAGGGTGTACAGACGGGCCTGCCGATGATTCTGGCCGAGGAACTGGATGCCGACTGGAGCCTGGTGCGCAGCCGTAACGGCAGCAACGATATTGCATACCAGGATCCGCTGTTTGGCATGCACCTGACGGGTGGATCAACCTCGATCAAGCACAGCTATACCCAGTACCGCGAACTTGGCGCCCGTGCACGGGCCATGCTGATGTCTGCCGCGGCCCAGCGCTGGAAAGTGGATGTGGCCAGTGTGCGCACGCAAGCGGGCGCCGTACTGGGTCCGGACGGCCGCAAGGCAACTTATGGCGAGTTGGCTGAAGCTGCAATGGCGCTTCCGGTGCCTGAGAAAGTGCAGCTCAAGGACCCGAAAGCATTTCGCATCATCGGTAAGGCCACCACGCGTATTGATGCCAAAGCAAAGAGCAGCGGACAGCAGGATTTCGGTATCGATATGAACCTGCCGGGTCAATTGACGGCGGTGGTGGCGCATCCGCCGGTATTCGGCGGCAAGCTCGCGTCCATGGATGACGCTGCTGCGCGCGCTGTCAAAGGCGTCAAGGCCGTGCTGCGGGTCCCTGTCGATGGCGGTGGACAAGGCGTAACGGTGATTGCAGATGGCTACTGGCAGGCCAAGCAGGGGCGCGATGCGCTCAAGCTACAGTGGGACACGGCCGGCGTAGAAAATGTAGACAGCGACAAGCAACTGGCTCAGTACCGGGAACTGGCAGACAAGCCCGGTCCTCGGCTGTACGAAGCAGATATGTCGCCGCTGGCCTCGGCGCCCCACAAGCTGGATGCGGAATTTTTCTTCCCGTATCTGGCTCACGCTCCCATGGAGCCATTGAACTGTACCGTTCAGGTGGCCGAGAACGGCGCACAGTTATGGGTTGGCACGCAAATGCCCGGCTTTGATGGAGCGGCGGCGGCCCGTGTGCTGGGCCTCAAGCCCGAGCAGATTCAGGTGAACGTGCAAACCGCCGGCGGCGGATTCGGCCGACGTGGCGTAGGCACCAGCGACTTTGTCGTGCTCGCTTGCGAGGTGGCCAAGGCAGCAAAAACGGCTGGCCTTAACGCGCCGATCCGCACGCTATGGAGCCGTGAGGACGACATCAAGGGCGGCTACTACCGACCTGTGCATCTGCACCGCGCGCGTATTGGCTTTGATGACAAGGGCAAGGTCCTGGCCTGGGAGCATGTGCTGGTTGGGCAATCCATCGTCGCGGGCACGCCACTGGAGTCGATGATCAAAAACGGCATTGATGCTACCGCCACCGAAGGGATGCGCGACCCGTACCCAGTGCCGATGCAATTGACGGTACATCACCCCAAAGTGAACGTCCCCGTATTATGGTGGCGCAGTGTCGGATCCACACACACGGCCTTCGTCATGGAAACGCTGATCGACGAAATTGCGCGGGCGACCAAACAGGACCCGGTTGCTTATCGCATGGCGCTTTTTGGCGAAAAAAGCCCGCGCCATAAGGCTGCCCTGCAATTGGCGGTGGAGCGCAGCGGCTACGGCAAGACGACCTTGCCCGAGGGCCATGCCTGGGGGGTTGCCGTGCATGAATCCTTCAGTTCAGTGGTGGCATATGTGGTCGAAGCGTCGGTGCAGGATGGGAAACCCGTGCTGCATCGTGCGATCGCCGGCGTGCATTGTAATCTGGCTGTCAACCCGCTTAGCGTGGAAGCGCAGGTGCAGGGTGCTGCCATCATGGGCTTGTCGATGTGCCTGCCGGGCGCTGCCATTACCCTCAAGGATGGGCAGGTGCAACAGAGCAATTTTGGCGACTTCAGCGTGCCGCGTATTACCGATGCGCCAGAGATCGCCGTGCACATCGTGCCCAGTGCCGAGCCGCCGACAGGTATGGGCGAGCCGGGTCTGCCGCCTTTGGCGCCTGCCTTTGCAAATGCCATTGCCAGCATTACCGGAAAGCCGTTGCGCAATCTTCCTTTCAAACTGGGGTGA
- a CDS encoding (2Fe-2S)-binding protein — protein MSILNINGSDHTVDVDPGTPVLWALRDALDMTGTKFGCGAALCGACTVHLDGQAIRSCVTPISAVQGKKITTIEAVTDGSDPVGAAVHAAWVKHDVAQCGYCQSGQIMSATAFLKSRPKGSQPTADEIDAAMAGNICRCGTYTRIRAAIADAAQTLA, from the coding sequence ATGAGTATCCTCAATATCAATGGCAGTGACCATACAGTTGATGTCGATCCGGGTACGCCGGTTCTTTGGGCGTTGCGCGATGCGCTGGATATGACCGGAACCAAATTCGGCTGTGGCGCTGCGCTGTGTGGCGCCTGTACCGTGCATCTGGACGGCCAGGCCATTCGTTCCTGTGTTACGCCGATCTCGGCTGTCCAGGGAAAAAAAATCACAACCATCGAAGCAGTGACCGACGGCAGCGACCCGGTTGGCGCCGCTGTCCATGCAGCGTGGGTCAAGCATGATGTGGCCCAATGCGGCTATTGCCAAAGTGGCCAGATCATGAGCGCGACTGCCTTTCTCAAAAGCAGGCCCAAGGGCAGCCAGCCTACGGCTGATGAAATTGATGCAGCCATGGCCGGCAATATCTGCCGCTGCGGCACTTATACCCGCATTCGCGCTGCCATTGCCGATGCTGCCCAAACCCTTGCCTGA
- a CDS encoding helix-turn-helix transcriptional regulator, with protein MHADELAARAGMSSSTFRHHFRAITGMSPLQFQKQLRLQEARQLMLNQNLDAGHVGGLVGYESASQFNREYSRLFGAPPQRDVRRMRVSTSQSSQ; from the coding sequence ATGCATGCCGATGAACTGGCGGCTCGTGCGGGGATGAGTTCGTCTACCTTCAGGCATCATTTTCGCGCCATTACCGGCATGAGTCCTTTGCAATTTCAAAAGCAATTGCGCCTGCAGGAAGCGCGGCAATTGATGCTCAACCAGAATCTGGACGCCGGACACGTGGGCGGACTGGTGGGGTATGAAAGCGCCTCGCAATTTAATCGCGAATACAGTCGTCTTTTTGGCGCACCACCGCAACGCGATGTCAGGCGGATGCGGGTAAGCACAAGCCAGTCTTCACAGTAA
- the ilvD gene encoding dihydroxy-acid dehydratase encodes MNSPKRLRSANITQGPARAPNRSMYYALGYKEEDFVKPMVGVANGYSTITPCNSGLQKLADAAIEAIESSGGNAQVFGTPTISDGMAMGTEGMKYSLVSREVISDCVETCVQGQWMDGVVVIGGCDKNMPGGMMGMLRANVPSIYVYGGTILPGRLNNKDLNIVSVFEAVGENAAGRMSDEELRQIELHAIPGPGSCGGMYTANTMSSAFEAMGMSLPYSSTMANVHDEKTESASESARVLLKAIEQDLKPRDIVTRQSIENAVSVIMATGGSTNAVLHMLAIAHAADVEWTIDDFERVRQRVPVICDLKPSGHFLAVDFHKAGGVPQVMKILLNAGLINGDCITITGQTIAQMLENVPDTPAADQQVIKTIDQALYKQGHLAILKGNLSPDGAVAKITGLKNPVITGPARVFDDEQSALQAILDGKIKAGDVMVLRYLGPKGGPGMPEMLAPTGALIGAGLGDSVGLITDGRFSGGTWGMVVGHVTPEAAVGGTIALVQEGDSITIDAHQLLLQLNVAEADIETRRAQWTAPKPRYLRGVQAKFAFNASPASTGAVLDKF; translated from the coding sequence ATGAACTCGCCCAAACGTCTGCGCTCCGCAAACATCACCCAAGGTCCGGCCCGCGCGCCGAACCGTTCCATGTATTACGCGCTGGGATACAAGGAAGAAGATTTCGTCAAACCCATGGTTGGCGTGGCCAATGGCTATAGCACCATCACGCCCTGTAACAGCGGCTTGCAAAAACTGGCCGATGCGGCGATTGAGGCCATTGAGTCATCGGGAGGCAATGCCCAGGTATTTGGCACGCCCACCATTTCCGACGGGATGGCCATGGGAACTGAAGGCATGAAGTATTCGCTGGTTTCGCGCGAAGTGATTTCAGACTGCGTTGAAACCTGCGTGCAGGGCCAGTGGATGGACGGTGTTGTGGTGATCGGCGGCTGCGACAAGAACATGCCCGGTGGCATGATGGGCATGCTGCGCGCCAATGTGCCCTCCATCTACGTATACGGCGGCACGATTTTGCCAGGCCGGCTTAACAATAAAGATTTGAACATTGTCAGCGTTTTTGAAGCGGTGGGAGAGAACGCGGCGGGCCGCATGAGCGACGAGGAGCTGCGGCAGATTGAGTTGCATGCCATTCCTGGCCCCGGGTCTTGCGGCGGGATGTATACCGCCAACACCATGAGTTCCGCATTCGAAGCCATGGGCATGAGTCTGCCGTATTCATCGACCATGGCCAATGTGCATGATGAAAAAACCGAATCGGCCAGTGAATCGGCCCGGGTGCTGCTCAAGGCGATCGAACAGGATCTGAAACCGCGTGATATCGTGACCCGCCAATCCATCGAAAATGCGGTCAGCGTCATTATGGCGACTGGCGGATCTACCAATGCGGTGTTGCATATGCTGGCCATTGCCCATGCGGCCGATGTCGAGTGGACCATCGACGATTTCGAGCGTGTGCGCCAGCGGGTCCCCGTCATTTGCGATCTGAAACCCAGTGGCCACTTCCTGGCCGTAGATTTTCACAAGGCGGGTGGGGTGCCGCAGGTCATGAAGATCCTGCTGAACGCCGGACTGATTAACGGCGACTGCATCACGATTACAGGACAGACGATTGCACAGATGCTTGAAAACGTGCCGGACACGCCCGCAGCAGACCAGCAAGTGATCAAGACCATTGACCAGGCTTTGTACAAACAGGGGCACCTGGCCATCCTGAAAGGCAACCTGTCGCCAGATGGCGCGGTAGCCAAAATAACCGGCCTGAAAAACCCTGTTATTACCGGCCCGGCACGTGTATTCGATGACGAGCAATCTGCGCTGCAAGCCATTCTGGATGGCAAAATCAAGGCCGGTGACGTGATGGTGTTGCGTTATCTTGGTCCCAAGGGCGGCCCGGGTATGCCGGAAATGCTGGCCCCCACAGGTGCATTAATTGGTGCCGGGCTGGGCGATTCGGTCGGCCTGATCACAGACGGGCGTTTCTCAGGGGGAACCTGGGGGATGGTCGTCGGCCATGTAACGCCTGAAGCCGCTGTGGGCGGAACCATTGCCCTGGTCCAGGAAGGCGACTCCATCACCATCGATGCCCATCAATTGTTATTGCAATTGAACGTAGCCGAGGCGGACATAGAAACGCGACGGGCACAGTGGACGGCGCCCAAACCGCGTTACTTGCGAGGCGTTCAGGCCAAGTTTGCGTTCAATGCGTCGCCCGCAAGCACGGGCGCGGTGCTGGACAAGTTCTGA
- a CDS encoding NAD(P)H-dependent oxidoreductase, giving the protein MNVLVVYAHPEPRSLNGSIKNFIVQRLEHAGHTVQVSDLYAMQWKSALDPQDNRSPTLGARFDPSLDSQQAFVNGTQSIDIEQEQNKLLWADTVILQFPLWWYSMPAILKGWVDRVYAYGFAYGVGEHSDTHWGDRFGEGLLAGKRAMLVVTAGGWSSHYEPRGINGPINDILFPIQHGILFYPGFDVLPPHVIYRTGKIDAAAFAKVCDELGQRLDTLWTTAPIAFRKQNAGDYCIPQLTLRPELAQGEAGFGIHVSHPDENKLSQHRVTVEQSDLMHAEQTR; this is encoded by the coding sequence ATGAATGTGCTTGTCGTTTATGCGCACCCTGAGCCCCGTTCGCTGAACGGGTCAATAAAAAATTTCATTGTCCAGCGGCTGGAGCATGCTGGTCATACGGTTCAGGTTTCGGATCTGTATGCCATGCAGTGGAAGAGCGCGTTGGATCCCCAAGACAATCGCTCACCGACACTGGGCGCGCGCTTTGATCCTTCTTTAGATTCCCAGCAGGCGTTCGTGAACGGTACGCAGAGCATCGACATCGAACAGGAGCAAAACAAGTTGCTGTGGGCGGATACGGTTATCCTGCAATTTCCGCTTTGGTGGTATTCCATGCCGGCGATTCTCAAGGGCTGGGTCGATCGCGTCTATGCCTACGGTTTTGCCTACGGAGTGGGGGAGCACTCGGACACGCATTGGGGGGACCGCTTCGGAGAAGGGCTGCTGGCCGGCAAACGCGCCATGCTGGTGGTAACAGCCGGCGGCTGGTCATCGCACTATGAGCCGCGCGGTATTAACGGCCCGATCAACGACATCCTGTTTCCCATCCAGCACGGTATCCTGTTTTATCCAGGCTTTGACGTGCTGCCGCCGCATGTGATCTACCGCACTGGCAAGATCGATGCAGCGGCGTTTGCCAAGGTGTGCGATGAACTGGGACAGCGGCTGGATACGCTTTGGACGACAGCGCCCATTGCGTTTCGCAAGCAGAATGCCGGGGATTACTGCATTCCGCAATTGACGCTGCGCCCGGAGCTCGCTCAGGGAGAGGCCGGTTTCGGGATTCATGTTTCACATCCCGACGAAAATAAGTTGTCGCAACATCGCGTGACGGTTGAGCAATCTGATCTTATGCATGCCGAACAGACGCGCTGA
- a CDS encoding DMT family transporter encodes MLNIYLILAISICAETLATTMMKASHGFTQLGPSIVVVIGYAVSFYGLSQVVKTMNIGIAYAIWGGMGIFLVSIMSFLFYKQRLDLPAIVGMLFIALGIVIIQLFSKSVTH; translated from the coding sequence ATGCTCAATATCTATCTTATTCTTGCCATCTCGATCTGTGCCGAGACCCTTGCCACCACGATGATGAAAGCCTCTCACGGATTCACCCAGTTAGGCCCGAGCATCGTTGTGGTGATCGGCTATGCCGTTTCCTTTTATGGCCTGTCGCAGGTCGTAAAAACCATGAATATCGGCATAGCCTATGCGATCTGGGGCGGCATGGGCATCTTTCTTGTATCGATCATGTCATTTCTGTTTTATAAACAGCGACTGGACCTGCCGGCCATTGTGGGCATGCTGTTTATTGCACTTGGCATTGTGATCATTCAGCTTTTTTCAAAATCGGTCACGCACTAA
- a CDS encoding MFS transporter, translating to MGKLVVTLFATLPVLGLYWTYSLGRLLNEHTRPQNSSAAHAITHGKSTLRVISPVLLSLVIVTSSGGAILTFASQITADAASATIALLCLTGFATPTRWAFGSLSDRYPARYLIFGLALACCLGMAALGASVLESSAAWDLALLYLGSTLLGVSYGGMQSATLVCAYRLAGNSRLAQVSVLWNVTFDLGTGLGAMLTGIIAATTGFAAAFGFLSIAAVLNAMIILKSLRSAKA from the coding sequence TTGGGCAAACTCGTGGTTACGCTGTTCGCTACCCTGCCCGTACTGGGCCTGTACTGGACATATTCCCTTGGCCGTCTGCTCAATGAACACACCAGGCCGCAAAATTCGTCCGCCGCACACGCGATCACGCACGGCAAATCCACCCTCCGGGTCATCTCCCCTGTCTTGTTATCGCTGGTGATTGTGACCAGTAGCGGCGGCGCCATCCTAACGTTCGCCAGCCAGATTACCGCTGATGCAGCCTCGGCCACGATTGCGCTGCTCTGCCTGACCGGCTTTGCAACTCCTACCCGCTGGGCCTTTGGCTCGTTAAGTGATCGCTACCCTGCCCGGTACCTGATCTTCGGACTGGCTTTGGCGTGCTGCCTGGGCATGGCTGCGCTTGGCGCGTCGGTACTGGAATCAAGCGCGGCCTGGGACCTGGCCTTGCTTTATCTTGGCAGTACCCTGCTAGGCGTTTCCTACGGAGGCATGCAAAGCGCAACCCTGGTATGCGCCTACCGGCTCGCCGGCAACAGCCGCTTGGCCCAGGTCTCTGTTCTGTGGAACGTCACCTTCGATTTGGGAACTGGGCTCGGCGCAATGCTAACCGGCATTATTGCAGCAACGACAGGATTTGCGGCTGCATTTGGCTTTCTGAGCATCGCAGCGGTGCTCAATGCAATGATTATCTTGAAAAGCCTGCGTTCGGCAAAGGCGTAA
- a CDS encoding DUF2231 domain-containing protein, which yields MTAPASRQQSSLANSIYQLFNPIPFGFFVAALIFDVVYFQTAEMMWSKSAAWLITIGLFFAIIPRLINLVHVWIPRGRVVLPAEKIDFGFNFIGILAAILNAFIHSRDAYAVMPSGLILSVITVACIAVSAIIASTFYAIGRTHNV from the coding sequence ATGACTGCCCCAGCATCACGGCAACAGTCATCATTGGCTAATTCCATCTATCAGTTGTTCAATCCCATTCCTTTCGGATTTTTTGTTGCGGCATTGATCTTTGACGTTGTGTATTTCCAGACTGCCGAGATGATGTGGAGTAAAAGCGCAGCGTGGCTTATTACTATCGGCCTGTTCTTTGCCATCATTCCGCGCCTGATCAACCTGGTGCATGTGTGGATCCCGCGAGGCAGGGTTGTTCTTCCCGCTGAAAAGATTGATTTCGGTTTCAATTTCATTGGGATTCTGGCGGCCATCCTAAACGCGTTTATCCATAGCAGGGATGCGTATGCCGTCATGCCTTCGGGATTGATCCTGTCTGTCATTACGGTCGCCTGCATTGCCGTGTCTGCGATCATTGCGTCCACCTTTTACGCAATCGGGAGGACGCATAATGTCTAA
- a CDS encoding MFS transporter, whose protein sequence is MGPPALAMLIAGIAAPLLARRIRPGYVIAGALALSVMGYLMLTQLDSSSPGNILVTAAFSLVYLGLGTIAALGTEMVVSAAPPDKAGSASAMSETVQELGLAVGIAILGSIATAVYRSYMTDQVPATASASIQLAVSDSLAASISVAHALPAGLLEQAQAAFMAGFNVAAAVSAVGIACLAVLAAIKLRHVAVSL, encoded by the coding sequence ATGGGGCCGCCGGCGCTTGCCATGTTGATTGCCGGTATTGCCGCGCCGTTACTGGCACGGCGGATTCGCCCTGGATATGTGATCGCGGGAGCGCTGGCGTTGTCGGTGATGGGTTACCTAATGCTGACGCAACTGGACTCGTCATCGCCAGGCAATATCCTGGTTACCGCGGCATTTTCGCTGGTCTATCTCGGCCTGGGCACCATCGCCGCGCTCGGCACAGAAATGGTTGTGAGTGCAGCACCGCCTGACAAGGCAGGGTCGGCATCGGCCATGTCCGAGACGGTACAGGAGCTGGGTCTGGCCGTGGGCATCGCCATACTGGGCAGTATTGCGACTGCTGTCTATCGAAGTTACATGACCGATCAGGTCCCCGCGACGGCCTCCGCCAGTATCCAGCTTGCGGTGTCCGATAGCCTGGCAGCAAGTATATCGGTGGCTCATGCCTTGCCTGCGGGTTTGCTTGAACAGGCGCAGGCGGCTTTCATGGCGGGATTCAATGTTGCCGCAGCCGTGAGCGCGGTCGGCATTGCCTGCCTGGCGGTATTGGCTGCGATCAAATTGCGGCATGTTGCGGTGAGTTTGTGA
- a CDS encoding MFS transporter — MMAINEVSSCLDNTAGVREWAGLALLAAPTILLGLDLTLLHLLLPALAVDLRPTSTQMLWIIDAYGFMIAGLLVSMGTLGDRAGRRKLLMVGAAAFAAASVMAAYSTSAAMLIAARVLLGIAGATLMPSTLALISNMFCQPHQRALAIGVWATMFALGMAAGPVVGGALLHYYGWGTAFLVAVPFVGLLLVAAPFLLPEYRSPQQGVWISSASYYRCLPYCLSFTASSISPRMGSISLL; from the coding sequence ATGATGGCAATAAATGAAGTCTCTAGCTGCTTGGACAACACTGCCGGTGTTCGCGAGTGGGCCGGTCTCGCGCTATTGGCTGCGCCTACGATCCTGCTTGGGCTTGACCTGACGCTATTGCATTTGCTATTGCCGGCGCTGGCTGTCGATCTGCGTCCGACGAGTACGCAGATGCTGTGGATCATTGATGCCTATGGCTTTATGATCGCAGGTCTTCTGGTTTCAATGGGAACGCTGGGCGATAGAGCCGGACGGCGCAAGCTATTGATGGTCGGTGCTGCCGCGTTTGCGGCAGCTTCGGTGATGGCGGCGTATTCCACCAGTGCTGCAATGCTGATTGCCGCACGTGTATTGCTTGGCATCGCCGGTGCGACTTTGATGCCATCCACGCTGGCGCTGATCAGCAATATGTTCTGCCAGCCGCATCAGCGCGCACTGGCCATCGGGGTATGGGCAACCATGTTTGCCCTGGGCATGGCGGCCGGGCCCGTGGTGGGCGGGGCGCTGCTGCACTATTACGGATGGGGGACCGCATTCCTGGTGGCAGTCCCGTTTGTCGGGCTGTTGCTGGTTGCCGCGCCGTTTCTCCTGCCGGAGTATCGCTCACCACAGCAGGGCGTCTGGATATCGTCAGCGTCATATTATCGTTGTTTGCCATATTGCCTATCGTTTACGGCATCAAGCATATCTCCAAGGATGGGGTCGATATCGTTGCTTTAG
- a CDS encoding helix-turn-helix domain-containing protein: MIERSLRRTKNELSEFLIHHRNKLTPADVGLPAGGRRRTPGLRREEVAALAGVGLTWYTWFEQGRDIQVSEAFLLSVARTLKLGDSECSHLFLLAHKRPPPPEAHHGLAVSPWSSS; this comes from the coding sequence ATGATTGAGCGAAGCCTGCGTCGTACCAAGAACGAGTTATCCGAATTTCTGATCCACCACAGGAATAAGCTGACGCCCGCCGACGTTGGCCTGCCAGCCGGCGGGCGACGCAGAACGCCGGGTTTGCGCCGAGAAGAAGTGGCCGCGCTGGCCGGAGTGGGACTCACCTGGTACACCTGGTTTGAGCAGGGGCGCGACATTCAGGTATCGGAGGCATTCCTGCTAAGTGTGGCCCGCACGCTAAAGCTTGGCGACAGTGAATGCAGCCATCTATTTCTTCTTGCGCATAAGCGACCACCACCACCCGAAGCGCATCATGGGCTTGCGGTCTCGCCCTGGTCCAGCAGTTAA